A region of Subdoligranulum variabile DNA encodes the following proteins:
- a CDS encoding glycoside hydrolase family 32 protein — translation MLQDFLHLKAPGHWINDPNGFIYYKGQYHLFYQHFPYLPRWGTMHWGHAVSDDLVHWEHRGIALYPSKAYDRNGVFSGSAVEVEGALYLYYTAIRYDEENPDNIHRALNNRFRASQALVISPDGVTFDNLDAKRQVLPVPAAPEAGDPQNTRDPKVWRAADGSFRMVLGSTREGVGQLLFYRSEDGLTWTAAGRFGDPVLGTTLECPDLFCLDGRWVLLGSPMGITADGLHYPDQSTWTAADFDEAGCRFALQGTPAMVDWGLDLYAPQTTLDEDGRRVLIGWMRMPCPVEDPPDGRGPWRGMMSLPRLVEWRDGQLCFPVHPHVTACFTQPAEGLAPLAHHRPVRLQGTLRSGQAWNIGGYRLKLEDGRLCTDRSAVFAHQPDSRLTACTPALGRDACALDIFVEDHLIEIFLDGGRFVLSHVVFDLDGTLEGDFDAVTTTRT, via the coding sequence TTGCTGCAGGATTTTTTGCATCTGAAAGCCCCGGGGCACTGGATCAACGACCCCAACGGCTTCATCTATTATAAAGGGCAGTACCATCTGTTCTACCAGCACTTCCCCTACCTGCCCCGCTGGGGCACCATGCACTGGGGCCACGCCGTCAGCGACGATCTGGTCCACTGGGAGCACCGGGGCATCGCCCTCTATCCCAGCAAGGCCTACGACCGCAACGGGGTGTTTTCCGGCAGCGCGGTGGAGGTGGAGGGGGCTTTGTACCTCTACTACACGGCCATCCGCTACGACGAGGAAAATCCCGACAACATCCACCGGGCGCTGAACAACCGGTTCCGGGCCAGCCAGGCGCTGGTGATCTCCCCCGACGGGGTCACCTTCGACAACCTGGACGCCAAGCGGCAGGTACTGCCGGTGCCCGCCGCGCCGGAGGCGGGGGATCCCCAGAACACCCGGGACCCCAAGGTCTGGCGGGCGGCGGACGGCAGTTTCCGGATGGTGCTGGGCAGCACCCGGGAGGGCGTGGGCCAGCTGCTGTTCTACCGCAGCGAGGACGGCCTGACCTGGACCGCCGCCGGGCGGTTCGGGGACCCGGTTCTGGGCACCACGCTGGAATGTCCCGACCTGTTCTGCCTGGACGGCCGCTGGGTGCTGCTGGGTTCCCCCATGGGCATCACGGCGGACGGGCTGCACTACCCCGACCAGTCCACCTGGACGGCGGCGGACTTCGACGAGGCCGGCTGCCGCTTTGCCCTGCAGGGCACCCCGGCCATGGTGGACTGGGGCCTGGACCTCTATGCCCCCCAGACCACCCTGGACGAGGATGGCCGCCGGGTGCTCATCGGCTGGATGCGGATGCCCTGCCCGGTGGAGGACCCCCCCGATGGCCGGGGTCCCTGGCGGGGCATGATGAGCCTGCCCCGGCTGGTGGAATGGCGGGACGGGCAGCTCTGCTTCCCGGTGCATCCCCACGTGACCGCCTGCTTCACCCAGCCGGCGGAGGGCCTGGCCCCCCTGGCCCACCACCGGCCGGTGCGGCTGCAGGGCACGCTGCGCAGCGGCCAGGCCTGGAACATCGGCGGCTACCGTCTCAAGCTGGAGGACGGGCGGCTCTGCACCGACCGCAGCGCCGTCTTTGCCCACCAGCCGGACAGCCGCCTCACCGCCTGCACCCCCGCCCTGGGCCGGGACGCCTGCGCCCTGGACATCTTTGTGGAGGACCACCTCATCGAGATCTTCCTGGACGGCGGGCGTTTTGTGCTCAGCCATGTGGTGTTTGATCTGGACGGGACGCTGGAGGGCGATTTCGACGCCGTGACCACCACCCGGACTTAA